The genome window GGGGAGGTAACTCGTGGCCCCCGCCGCCGCCTTGGCGACGACCGGGCTGAGCGGCGCGCTGCGGCGTTCCTCCACGACGACCCCGTGCGCGCCGAGCACCTCCGCCGAGCGGATGATCGCCCCGAAGTTGCGCGGATCGGTGATGCCGTCGAGCAGGACGATCAGCAGGTCTTCGCCGCGCGACTCGGCCCGGTCGAGGATGTCGTCCACCGTGGCCCACTCCAGGTCCTCGACCTCGGCGATCACGCCCTGGTGCCCGGTGGTCCCCGCGATCTGGTCGAGTTCGATGCGCGGGGCGAAGCGCACCCGCACGTCAAAGGTCTTGAGGTCGCGCACGAGGGCCTCCTCGACCCCGCGCGCCACGAGCACCTCCGTCACCCGCCCGTCCCGCAGGGCCTCCAGCACCGGATTGCGCCCATAAAGCAACATGGGCGCAGTCTAGCGGGCGGGGTCCGGTCTAGCGGCCCCGCAGCCACGCCCCGAACGCCTCGGGGTCCAGGGGAGGGCACACCGCGTGCCCCTGCACCGCGTCGCAGCCGAGGCCCCGCAGCAGCTCCAGCCCGGCGGCGCTCTCCACGCCCACCGCCGTGACCTGCCAGCCCAGGCGCCGGGCGAGGTCGAGGGTCGCCTCCACCAGGGTGACGCCGCGCGGGTCGCCCGGCAACCGGGCGGTGAGGTTGGGGTGCAGCTTGATTCCGGTCAGGGGGTGGCGGCTCAGGGCGCTCAGGCTGGTCGTGCCCTCGCCGAAGTCGTCCACCCACAGCCGCGCGCCGCGCTCCCGCAGAGCCTCGAGCAGGTCGAGCGTGCCCTCGCCGGGAT of Deinococcus planocerae contains these proteins:
- the rlmB gene encoding 23S rRNA (guanosine(2251)-2'-O)-methyltransferase RlmB — its product is MLLYGRNPVLEALRDGRVTEVLVARGVEEALVRDLKTFDVRVRFAPRIELDQIAGTTGHQGVIAEVEDLEWATVDDILDRAESRGEDLLIVLLDGITDPRNFGAIIRSAEVLGAHGVVVEERRSAPLSPVVAKAAAGATSYLPVAQTKNLPRLIDRLKESGVWVYGAAGEAAQDLARTDLRGKVALVIGAEGEGMRRLVREKCDALVSIPTRGRVQSLNASVAAGILLYEAARARNGA